Part of the Dyella humicola genome, GAGGCAACGGTAGTGCGAGACATGTCGATCGAGGAATACCAAGCCCAGGGCGGCGCCATCTCTTGGCTTAGAACTAGGTGAAGTGGCTAGCCGAGTGGTTAAGCTAAGGTCCGCTTGCGACCCAGAGCGGACATCTCCGACTCAGTCCAGGAACGCCACATTGTCTAGCTATGGGAGAAGCCATGTTCGCGAAACTCACCGGCGTGTGGGGTGCGTCAAGTAGCGACGGATTCACCGTGATTCGTTGCGGCAGCCCAGTGACAGAGTTCTGTATCGAATACTCGCGAGGTGGGCGAACTTTGCGCCATGCTTTAGAAAACCTTGCACCCGGCTCTGTCCAGCCAGTATTTGTGGATCGCATTGGACCATGGCTACCACCCCATGCCGACGTAGAGCTGGACCATAGCGAGCGTCGCAAAATTGCTGAGCACATGGTGGCGGCTATGCAATTTCTTGGCGATAAATTCGTGGTTGTATAGAGTGTGCCGTGGTCGTCTGAAATGTCCGCTACCGACCCATTGCGGACATAGCTGTTGATGGTCGGAATGCATTTTCTTAGGGGGAGACTTCGATGTTTAGGGCTCGCGCGACCATCGCGATCTGCGTGGTTGGACTGTTCATTGGCTGGGCAAGTCAGGCAAGTGCTGCGAAGCAATTGGATACTCAGACAGCGATGCTCAGAGTGACGCTTTCGGCCCTTAATCTGGACAACCCCGGCCAGGACGTGAAGGCACATGTAGCAGCGGGTGACTTCCGGCCCGTTGGCATCAACGGGTATACATGTAGCGTTCCAGGCCCTGACGGAAATAATCCTCCGCCAAGGGTTGGCGTTCGATGCCTGGATGGAACCTCGGATGCTCCGGAAAGTGCTGAGCATCAGCACCTCATCGATGTTGCCACTGCGTACGTCTTGGCTTACAACCGGATCCTAAAAAGCGAAATTGGTCAAAAGTGAGAAGGTCCGCTTCCGACCCATAGCGGACCTTTCCGCTGCTAGGTTTTCGCCAACAAGATAGGGGTGGTGATGGACTATGTAGAGAGCGTGCTCGCCAAATCGGTCGTCGTTCACTGCGAGTCCGAACGGCTACGTGAGGCGCTCGGCGGAACGGCGATGCCCGGCACAGAGTCCGTTGCTATCGCTTATGCGGGAAAGTCGGAGCTGGCTAGCCTTTTGACTTCCCTGCAATTGCTGAAGGTGCCGTTCGTGTCCGCAGGCCCCAACCCGCCTGCGGATGTTTTCGAGCTTCTGGCGTCCGAGGGACTTGTTGCTGGTTCGGTTGACCACGTCTTCTGGCGAGGACCAGGCGAGCCCATTGTCGAGCGCCTGTAAGCTCCGCACAGATTTAGTCCGCTTCCGACCCGAAGCAGACAGTTCACGTTATAGGAAGAAAGATGCGGCCGATCGCGAGCGCGCTTACATTCGTAGGTTTGTCGATTGCCAGCATTTGCTGGCATTCGTGCATATACGCGGCGTCGCCACCATTTTCCTTAGGCGTGAGAAACCAGGACGCCCAGGTCCAGGACTCGCATGTTGAGCAGGTACTTACTCTCATAAGGCATGAGCCGGCTAGGAAGAGGCGCATCCAGTACGCCCAGGACCTGGCGCTCTGGGCAGCAGGACCTGTGGCTCGATCCGTTTCGGATAGTGACATTGATGCGCTGGCAATCTTGATGCGTGACCAGGATGACGCAATACGGGGATGGATTGCGGGTGCGCTTGGACAGCTTGGACCGCGCGCCAAGCGTGCGGTGCCGGCGCTGGTAAAAGCCCTTGAGGATCGCCCCTGTGAAAACGCACCGGCGGTTTCTGCTAGCGCCATCCGCCTCGCGATCCGACGAATAGGTGAGCCTGTGCCGAATATTCCATGCATCGACCCCTTTGGAAGTTACGAGTCAGGCCAATAGGATGAAACAAGCCAGTGTCCGCTTCCGACCCACAGCGGACATCTAGTGCAATCACAGGAAGCTAGAAGGACCTAATGCAAAAGCTAAGCTTGGCGGACGCATGTCCGACTATGGCCTACGAGATTCACCTGACGGACGGTGGGCCCTATAAAAGCAACCGGTCTTTGATCGTGAGCTTTTCCGGACGCTACCGCGATGGCTCCGCAGGAGACCCAAATGCGGCCTTCATGAAGGGCATCGTAGGCCTTGCTTCCGGCATCTGGTGGCATAAAAGCCTGGTTATCGACATATCGAAGCTGAGCTACGAATGGGGCGACATGATTGAGGTCGCCCTTGATCCGCCGGGAAGCAGGCCAATCGCTATCGTGGTCGGTTCTGCCTGTGCCGGCGCGCTAGCGACGCTCTGGTTTGGCTTGGACACTGAGAGGCAGGCAACAGAGCAGCCAGGGGTGTTTGACCAACTGGACGCCGCCCTGGCATATCTGAAGCAAGATCGCACGTAAGTGAAAAGGTCCGCTCCCGACCCACAGCCGACCTTTCGGTTGGCCTAAATTGGGTACAGCAGCAAGGTGCCCAACACCAGCACGTTGCTCAAAACGTACCGGAACGCTGTTCAGTCATCACCGCAATCCGCAGCAAGCGGTCGACGTTAGCAGACGAGTCTGGCCGATCGTCTTTGGTAGCTCGGTCGAGTGCGTCCAGGTCGGCGAGCACAGTTCGAGCACGGCCGCCGGTGGATGGTTTGACGGCGCGAACGATGGGCGTCCGCTGCTTGCGCCGACGTTCTTCGGCCTGCTTGCGGCCTTCGTCGCGGACGTAGGCCAGCAAGTCGTCGCGTCGCAATACGGTGTGCTTCTGATTCAGTACGACGGCCGGGACAGCGCCTTCGTCCATCCGCTCTTTCATTGAGTCATAGCCGAGCCGAAGCAGCGCGGCGGCTTCTTTGATGTCGAGCGTTTCGCCGAAGGTGCGAGGCGTCGTGTTGTCTGTCATTGCATTCGTCCGGTCGTGTGAATTCGCGTGAAAAGCGGACATCCCCACCGAGGGAGCGCACACAAGGCTTGCTTAGAGTTGGCTTGCTCGCGGCTAGGCGACACCATTAAGACGCAAGACATGTGCGGAAATCCCCACCGAGGGATTCGCGTTTGGCGTCCATGATCATCGCCTTGCTTTGGGCTGTGCGGCACCATTAAGACGCAATGTACGGGCGGAAGTCCCCAGTGAGGGAAGCAAGCCCCGACGTGTCTAATGTTCGTGTCGCCCCGTCCAAGGGCCGCCGTAGCGACTTGCTACGGCGATACCTATCTAAGGCGATACCAAAGTGGAATCCAAGCTCAAAAATATCCGCATTCTCCGGTTGAACGACGTTTGCGAAACAACCGGTTTGTCCCGCTCCCAGACATATCGGCTTGAGGCTGATGGGCGCTTCCCTCGCCGTATCAAGCTAGGCGTATCCGCGTCGGGCTGGATCGAGTCGGAAGTACAAAGTTGGGTCGCCGAACGCATCGCAGCCTCGCGTGGTGTCGGGGTGGCGGCATGAGTCGGTCAGGTCACGTGGAAGACCTGCCCCGTAATTGGCAACTGCGTTTGCCGGAGCCGGCCGACTACTACGGGTCACGTGTGCCGGGGTTATGTGGCACCAGCCTCCGCGATACATGCCGTCAAGGATATGCGCAAGGGCATTGTCCTTTTTGCGGGACCGGTCACCGGTGCTTTTCCGTGCGCCTGTACGGTCGCCCCAGCAGCTGGAGCTGCCTGGCGTGCGATAGGCGCGGTGACATGGTGGATTTCCATCAGCGACAGACAGGCCTGGGCCATCGGAATGCCG contains:
- a CDS encoding helix-turn-helix transcriptional regulator, yielding MESKLKNIRILRLNDVCETTGLSRSQTYRLEADGRFPRRIKLGVSASGWIESEVQSWVAERIAASRGVGVAA